A window of Roseovarius sp. THAF27 contains these coding sequences:
- a CDS encoding class I SAM-dependent methyltransferase, producing the protein MNYGEVKRPDPGSNADWSAYAAAYDLLSKHNPEYKALMRDFEDFLSGIETPGIIYDVGGGTGNYTDIAARLCPGSRICLVEPDPGMMQAARAKLAARKNVTYQNVGLESAEAPEKADLVISVHSLYAMPDPRQRLVDIRRMLRPGGLLFLVDLGRPMDVQDWRRYLFTTLKKEHGLIRTLEIFWQARQIAKQNQAIFKAQMNGTYWTHTPAEIASAVTAAGFEILDQRSVYRDYSDLLVCRAAP; encoded by the coding sequence GTGAACTATGGTGAAGTCAAGCGTCCCGACCCTGGATCGAATGCCGACTGGAGCGCTTACGCAGCGGCCTACGACCTGCTGTCAAAGCACAACCCAGAGTATAAGGCCCTGATGCGGGATTTCGAGGACTTCCTGTCCGGAATCGAGACGCCAGGGATCATCTACGACGTGGGGGGAGGAACCGGAAACTATACCGATATTGCGGCGCGCCTCTGCCCCGGCAGCCGCATCTGCCTGGTGGAACCCGATCCCGGCATGATGCAGGCCGCCCGGGCGAAACTGGCCGCCCGCAAGAACGTCACCTACCAGAATGTCGGCCTGGAAAGCGCCGAGGCGCCGGAAAAGGCCGATCTCGTCATCAGCGTGCATTCGCTCTATGCCATGCCGGACCCGCGGCAACGGCTGGTCGACATCCGCCGGATGCTGCGTCCGGGCGGGTTGCTCTTTCTCGTCGATCTCGGCCGTCCGATGGATGTGCAGGACTGGCGCCGGTACCTGTTCACCACGCTCAAGAAGGAACACGGGCTCATTCGGACGCTGGAAATATTCTGGCAGGCCCGGCAGATCGCCAAGCAGAACCAGGCGATCTTCAAGGCCCAGATGAACGGCACCTACTGGACGCACACCCCGGCAGAGATTGCGTCGGCCGTCACGGCCGCAGGCTTCGAGATCCTCGACCAACGATCCGTCTATCGCGACTACAGCGACCTTCTGGTGTGCCGCGCCGCGCCCTGA
- a CDS encoding PleD family two-component system response regulator has translation MHLLAVDDEPTILELLQLIIQTLGDHTVITATSAAEALELLDNPETPAIDCFLVDIQMPDTDGVALCQTLRSKPEYQLTPILMLTAMTDKSYIDRAFAAGASDYITKPFDIDNLRGRIQLIGDMSKTSRQAVISAKPRNEAIPEESTTLALHEPIFVQDVDGCITYLAMENYVSLMSRKKLFGSSIIGFTIRNIEELHRTSTRYEYECIVTDVAEAISIALEEFGALISYAGNGTYLCVLECGSQLKPDTLADQVNLIMRSMDLYSNDGSPINAFVSAGEQVRLVWKSGQSAVDALAQAHESAERASGRHARNLEDFWYDKHSMNI, from the coding sequence ATGCATCTACTTGCTGTAGACGACGAACCGACAATCCTGGAGCTGCTTCAGCTGATCATCCAGACGCTAGGGGATCACACCGTGATCACCGCGACCTCTGCCGCAGAGGCGCTGGAGCTGTTGGACAATCCGGAGACCCCGGCGATAGATTGTTTCCTGGTCGACATCCAGATGCCGGATACCGACGGGGTGGCGCTGTGCCAGACCCTGCGGTCGAAGCCCGAGTATCAGCTGACGCCGATCCTGATGCTGACCGCGATGACCGACAAGTCGTATATCGACCGGGCCTTCGCGGCAGGCGCCAGCGACTATATCACCAAGCCGTTCGATATCGACAACCTGCGCGGCCGCATCCAGCTGATCGGCGACATGTCCAAGACCAGCCGGCAGGCCGTCATCAGCGCCAAGCCCAGGAACGAGGCTATCCCGGAGGAGTCGACCACGCTGGCCCTGCACGAACCGATTTTCGTCCAGGACGTGGACGGGTGCATCACGTATCTCGCGATGGAGAACTACGTGTCGCTGATGTCGAGGAAAAAGCTGTTTGGCTCCTCCATCATCGGGTTCACCATCCGCAACATCGAAGAGCTGCACCGGACATCCACGCGGTACGAATACGAGTGCATCGTGACCGATGTGGCCGAGGCGATCTCGATCGCGCTGGAAGAGTTCGGAGCGCTGATATCCTATGCCGGGAACGGCACGTACCTGTGCGTTCTGGAGTGCGGATCGCAACTGAAGCCGGATACGCTGGCGGATCAGGTGAACCTGATCATGCGCAGCATGGACCTGTATTCCAACGACGGTTCGCCGATCAACGCGTTCGTGTCGGCCGGGGAGCAGGTCCGCCTGGTGTGGAAGTCCGGCCAGAGCGCGGTGGATGCCCTGGCGCAGGCGCATGAAAGCGCGGAGCGCGCAAGCGGTCGCCATGCGCGCAACCTCGAAGACTTCTGGTACGACAAGCACAGCATGAACATCTAA
- a CDS encoding acyl-homoserine-lactone synthase: MYEQVIEALKPARYSVLTDDDDLEELYRLRYTCYRAENTVSARADKRMSDAFDETENCVHVAVRIDGTMLAAVRLHLLSKLCWKSPTLEVFPELLDELKQERTILDPTRFVISSSARRQRIPLNFLTLRIPFLASIFYDVDLALAPVRAEHTAFYRRYLGYEPALEPRSYPGLAKPIQLLTANFKEQREKVLARTPVFGPIEDIPHANIQFPSLSGVYAASKSGSSEAA, from the coding sequence ATGTACGAGCAAGTCATCGAGGCGCTCAAGCCGGCGCGTTACTCCGTTCTCACGGACGACGACGATCTCGAAGAGCTCTATCGCCTGAGATACACGTGTTACCGCGCCGAAAACACCGTGTCCGCAAGGGCGGACAAGAGGATGTCGGACGCGTTCGACGAAACCGAGAACTGCGTGCATGTCGCGGTCAGGATCGACGGCACGATGCTGGCGGCGGTCCGGCTTCACCTGCTGTCGAAACTGTGCTGGAAATCACCGACCCTCGAGGTCTTTCCGGAACTTCTGGACGAGCTCAAGCAGGAAAGAACCATCCTCGACCCGACCCGCTTCGTGATCTCGTCATCGGCACGCCGGCAACGCATCCCGCTGAACTTCCTGACGTTGCGGATTCCGTTTCTCGCGTCGATCTTCTACGACGTCGACCTGGCCCTGGCCCCGGTGCGCGCCGAACACACGGCGTTCTACCGTCGCTACCTGGGCTACGAACCCGCGCTCGAGCCGCGCAGCTATCCCGGCCTGGCCAAGCCGATACAGCTCCTGACGGCCAATTTCAAAGAGCAGCGGGAAAAGGTCCTGGCCCGCACGCCGGTCTTCGGCCCGATCGAGGATATTCCGCACGCGAACATCCAGTTCCCGTCGCTCTCCGGCGTCTACGCGGCGTCCAAATCGGGCAGCTCCGAGGCAGCATGA
- a CDS encoding cell wall metabolism sensor histidine kinase WalK: protein MKDYLTLANELIWQRQTSFFTAAFLAAFYFDPVSIFACYGIVVLTEILDQILGARAKTWDGKDPVLGRKLLTAIAINTTVSALAISVFIANIAVQQTTGGQFTSLFFLFSASLFAAMHNSQMFGILILRLSIYGITFLFIAFLDVVRYAPPITSPIWLQFFTIMFVLFFIADISAKFYRGYQERLKQMKLMEEEHDRTKAALEVKSQFLSTVSHELRTPLTSIIGSLELVNNGVLGDIPQNFKPVIEIATKNSRRLANLIDDLLDLQKIEAGEIRFNLQPICANDLAREAVDSISGYASMLGISLEMQSCKGECYIMGDQKRLIQVMNNLLSNALKFSKENGAVKVRVENVASRVRISVEDKGTGIPENAEERVFGKFSQIDSSDVRKVGGTGLGLNITKQIVEHHDARIGYVSALGVGSTFYVDFDRLEDADDTDGISGNVSEVA from the coding sequence ATGAAGGACTATTTGACCCTGGCCAACGAGCTGATCTGGCAGAGGCAGACCAGCTTCTTCACGGCGGCCTTCCTAGCCGCGTTCTATTTCGATCCGGTCTCGATCTTCGCGTGCTACGGCATCGTCGTCCTGACCGAGATCCTCGACCAGATCCTCGGCGCACGTGCCAAGACCTGGGATGGCAAGGACCCGGTTCTCGGTCGGAAACTCCTGACAGCCATCGCCATCAACACCACCGTCAGCGCCCTGGCGATCAGCGTCTTCATAGCCAACATCGCCGTCCAGCAAACCACGGGGGGCCAGTTCACCTCGCTGTTCTTCCTATTCTCGGCGTCACTCTTCGCGGCGATGCACAACAGCCAGATGTTCGGCATCCTGATCCTGCGCCTGTCGATCTATGGCATCACGTTTCTCTTCATCGCGTTCCTAGACGTCGTGCGGTACGCGCCGCCGATCACATCCCCGATCTGGCTCCAGTTCTTCACGATCATGTTCGTGCTGTTTTTCATCGCCGACATCTCCGCGAAATTCTATCGCGGCTACCAGGAACGCCTGAAACAGATGAAACTGATGGAGGAAGAGCACGACCGCACCAAGGCGGCGCTGGAGGTGAAATCCCAGTTCCTCTCCACGGTCAGCCACGAATTGCGCACACCGCTCACCTCGATCATCGGCTCGCTCGAACTGGTGAACAACGGCGTTCTGGGAGACATTCCCCAGAACTTCAAACCCGTCATCGAGATAGCCACCAAGAACAGCCGCCGGCTGGCCAACCTGATCGACGATCTGCTCGACCTGCAAAAGATCGAAGCCGGCGAAATCCGCTTCAACCTGCAGCCGATCTGCGCGAACGACCTCGCCCGCGAGGCCGTCGACTCCATCTCGGGCTATGCCAGCATGCTCGGGATCAGCCTCGAGATGCAAAGCTGCAAGGGCGAATGCTACATCATGGGCGACCAGAAACGGCTGATCCAGGTGATGAACAATCTTCTGTCCAATGCCCTGAAGTTCTCCAAGGAGAATGGCGCCGTAAAGGTGCGTGTCGAAAACGTCGCAAGCCGCGTCCGCATCTCGGTCGAGGACAAGGGCACCGGCATCCCCGAAAACGCCGAGGAGCGCGTATTCGGCAAGTTCAGCCAGATCGACTCCTCCGACGTGCGCAAGGTCGGCGGCACCGGCCTCGGCCTCAACATCACCAAGCAGATCGTCGAACACCACGACGCGCGCATCGGATATGTCAGCGCCCTTGGCGTCGGATCGACGTTTTACGTGGACTTCGACCGGCTTGAAGACGCGGACGACACCGACGGGATCTCCGGCAACGTCTCCGAAGTCGCCTAG